From the genome of Pseudomonas sp. gcc21, one region includes:
- the pabC gene encoding aminodeoxychorismate lyase has product MAVAAGETCLVNGQPAGEVSVRDRGLAYGDGLFETIRVAQGRLTLADYHFARLERDAARLRITFDLPAFVREASGLALRIGEGLIKLIITRGLGERGYALSEGPATRIVLGAQLPDYPAEREEQGVVLYPCVTRLALQPALAGMKHLNRLEQVLARSEWQAPFGEGLVCDMLGKPVECTMSNLFLRREGEWVTPEVTECGVRGVMRDYLLAELAASGEPVRQRAVELQELLDSDEIFCCNSVYGVWPVVGLMNRTWSPGPFTRQAQALARQAIL; this is encoded by the coding sequence ATGGCCGTCGCTGCCGGCGAGACCTGCCTCGTAAATGGACAACCCGCCGGCGAGGTATCTGTCCGGGACCGGGGCCTGGCATACGGTGACGGGCTGTTCGAGACCATACGGGTCGCTCAGGGCAGGCTTACTCTGGCGGACTACCATTTCGCCAGACTCGAGCGCGACGCTGCGCGGCTGCGGATTACTTTCGATCTGCCAGCGTTTGTCAGGGAAGCCTCCGGTCTGGCGCTGCGAATAGGTGAGGGGCTGATCAAGCTGATCATCACTCGGGGCCTCGGTGAGCGGGGTTATGCGTTGTCCGAGGGGCCGGCTACCCGCATTGTCCTGGGTGCTCAGCTACCTGATTACCCGGCGGAACGGGAGGAACAGGGCGTCGTTCTCTATCCCTGTGTTACCCGTCTCGCCTTGCAGCCTGCGCTTGCGGGCATGAAACACCTGAATCGGCTGGAGCAGGTCCTCGCACGTTCAGAGTGGCAAGCGCCCTTCGGGGAGGGGTTGGTCTGCGACATGCTAGGCAAGCCGGTGGAATGCACCATGAGCAATCTGTTCTTACGACGCGAAGGTGAATGGGTAACGCCTGAGGTAACCGAATGCGGCGTCCGCGGGGTGATGCGTGACTACCTTCTTGCTGAACTTGCTGCCAGCGGAGAGCCGGTAAGACAACGAGCCGTTGAGCTGCAGGAGTTGCTCGATAGCGACGAGATTTTTTGCTGCAATAGCGTCTACGGCGTTTGGCCGGTCGTTGGGTTGATGAACCGAACCTGGTCGCCAGGCCCTTTTACACGCCAGGCGCAGGCACTGGCTAGACAGGCTATATTGTGA
- the acpP gene encoding acyl carrier protein: MSTIEERVKKIVAEQLGVKEEEVTNNASFVEDLGADSLDTVELVMALEEEFETEIPDEEAEKITTVQEAINYVNANQK; the protein is encoded by the coding sequence ATGAGTACCATCGAAGAACGCGTCAAGAAAATCGTTGCCGAGCAGCTCGGCGTCAAAGAAGAAGAAGTGACCAACAACGCTTCTTTCGTTGAGGATCTTGGTGCTGACTCCCTCGACACCGTCGAGTTGGTGATGGCTCTCGAAGAAGAGTTCGAGACCGAGATTCCGGATGAAGAAGCCGAGAAGATCACCACAGTCCAGGAAGCTATCAACTACGTGAATGCTAACCAGAAGTAA
- the mltG gene encoding endolytic transglycosylase MltG — MVKSLVKKASLLIVFAGFIAVAAAVGGYLILQATLNQQLNVQGVDTLEVQPGSTPGKLLGSLEQQGILERSAWIRRYWQWQMPETVLQVGEYRLQPGMDVRALLALLERGDVLQRSVTLVDGWNFKQFRQALRTAERLNQTLPDDLGDEELMAELGLEEDHPEGLFFPDTYQYTLGMSDRDILMRAYQRMQKVLAEVWAQRAANLPIDTPYEALILASIVERETGVPHERDEIAGVFTRRLQKGMRLQTDPTVIYGMGDAYAGKIRRSDLREATTYNTYVIDGLPPTPIAMPGREALLAAVNPKPGSSLYFVARGDGSHVFSDTLQEHNRAVRQYQLNRAEGYRSSPAPVKSDSSEAQQ, encoded by the coding sequence ATTGTGAAGTCACTTGTTAAGAAAGCTTCTTTACTCATTGTATTTGCTGGGTTTATTGCCGTAGCGGCTGCCGTCGGTGGATACCTGATTCTACAGGCGACGCTGAACCAACAGCTCAACGTGCAGGGAGTCGATACGCTGGAAGTACAGCCGGGAAGCACGCCGGGGAAGTTGCTCGGTTCGCTCGAACAGCAGGGCATCCTCGAACGCTCTGCGTGGATTCGGCGTTACTGGCAATGGCAGATGCCGGAAACGGTGCTACAGGTCGGTGAGTACCGATTGCAGCCGGGCATGGATGTTCGTGCTTTGCTGGCGCTGCTCGAACGCGGTGACGTGCTGCAGCGCAGTGTCACCTTAGTCGATGGCTGGAATTTCAAGCAGTTTCGCCAGGCGTTGAGGACGGCCGAGCGGCTGAATCAGACCCTGCCCGATGATCTTGGCGATGAGGAATTGATGGCCGAGCTCGGGCTCGAGGAAGATCATCCCGAAGGGCTGTTCTTTCCGGATACCTATCAATATACGCTGGGTATGAGCGACAGGGACATCCTGATGCGCGCCTACCAGCGCATGCAGAAGGTGCTGGCAGAGGTGTGGGCGCAGCGCGCAGCGAACTTGCCTATCGATACCCCCTACGAAGCGCTCATCCTGGCGTCCATTGTGGAGCGCGAGACGGGCGTCCCCCATGAGCGCGACGAAATTGCCGGCGTGTTTACGCGCCGCTTGCAGAAAGGTATGCGTCTGCAGACCGATCCCACGGTCATTTATGGAATGGGTGACGCCTATGCCGGGAAAATACGTCGCAGCGACCTTCGTGAAGCCACAACTTACAACACGTACGTGATCGACGGCTTGCCGCCGACTCCCATCGCCATGCCTGGCCGCGAAGCTTTACTGGCCGCGGTTAACCCCAAGCCCGGCAGCAGCCTGTATTTCGTTGCTCGGGGTGACGGTTCGCATGTGTTTTCCGATACTCTTCAGGAGCATAACCGCGCAGTCCGGCAGTATCAGCTCAACAGGGCGGAGGGGTATCGCTCAAGCCCGGCGCCGGTCAAATCTGACAGCAGCGAGGCGCAGCAGTGA
- the fabG gene encoding 3-oxoacyl-ACP reductase FabG has product MSLEGKVALVTGASRGIGQAIAHELAAQGAIVVGTATSDRGADAIAEKLAEAGYKGTGLKLDVRDPQSVSDVLERVTNEFGAPLVLVNNAGITSDNLLMRMKEEEWDDVISTNLSSVYRLSKAVLRGMTKARWGRIINISSVVSGMGNGGQSNYAAAKAGMEGFARSLAREVGSRSITVNSVAPGFIDTDMTRALNESQRSVMLEQIPLGRLGQAEEIAAVVSFLAGESAGYITGATIPVNGGMFMS; this is encoded by the coding sequence ATGAGTCTGGAAGGGAAAGTAGCGCTGGTTACTGGCGCCAGTCGCGGGATTGGCCAGGCCATTGCCCACGAGCTGGCGGCTCAGGGCGCAATCGTCGTCGGGACCGCCACGAGCGACCGGGGCGCGGATGCGATTGCCGAGAAGCTTGCCGAAGCCGGATACAAGGGTACAGGGCTCAAGCTGGATGTACGCGATCCCCAGTCTGTTTCCGATGTGCTCGAACGCGTCACAAATGAATTTGGCGCCCCACTTGTTCTCGTCAACAACGCAGGGATCACCAGCGATAACCTGCTGATGCGGATGAAAGAAGAAGAGTGGGATGACGTCATCAGTACTAACCTGAGCTCGGTCTACCGTTTGTCCAAGGCCGTGCTCAGGGGTATGACCAAGGCGCGTTGGGGACGTATCATTAACATCAGTTCCGTGGTCAGCGGAATGGGCAACGGCGGGCAATCCAACTATGCTGCAGCCAAGGCGGGCATGGAAGGCTTCGCACGGTCCCTGGCGCGTGAAGTAGGCTCCAGATCGATTACCGTCAATTCCGTTGCGCCGGGATTTATTGATACCGATATGACCCGGGCTCTGAATGAGAGCCAGCGATCAGTCATGCTCGAGCAGATCCCCCTGGGGCGTCTGGGTCAGGCGGAGGAAATTGCCGCAGTCGTGAGTTTCCTTGCAGGTGAGTCTGCTGGCTATATCACGGGTGCGACAATTCCGGTCAACGGCGGCATGTTCATGAGCTGA
- the fabF gene encoding beta-ketoacyl-ACP synthase II produces MSRRRVVVTGLGMLTPLGNSVEGSWQAALAGKSGIGPIEHMDVSAFGTRFGGSIRDFDIEPYMAAKEARKLDLFIQYGVAACMQALNDSGIEITDANRDRIGVSMGSGIGGLTNIEKNHELLMASGPRRISPFFVPGSIINMVAGYLSIQYGLQGPNYALTTACTTGSHSIGMAARNIAYGEADVMVAGGSEMATSGLGLGGFSAARALSTRNDDPQAASRPWDKDRDGFVLSDGAGAVVLEEYEQAKARGAAIYAELIGFGMSGDAYHMTAPPEDGRGGAKCMSNALRDAGVTPDQVGYINAHGTSTMAGDLAETRAVKTVFGEHASRLAISSTKSMTGHLLGAAGAVEAIFSILALRDQVAPPTINLHNPDEGCDLDYVAHQAQSRSLDVTVSNSFGFGGTNGSLVFRRHA; encoded by the coding sequence GTGTCGCGCAGACGCGTCGTGGTAACTGGCCTGGGCATGTTGACCCCGCTGGGTAATTCGGTAGAAGGCAGCTGGCAGGCCGCATTGGCGGGCAAGAGCGGTATCGGCCCGATCGAGCACATGGATGTGAGTGCCTTTGGGACTCGCTTCGGCGGCTCCATCAGGGATTTCGATATCGAGCCTTACATGGCCGCCAAGGAGGCGCGCAAGCTCGATCTGTTCATCCAGTACGGCGTTGCAGCCTGCATGCAGGCGTTGAACGACTCGGGAATCGAAATCACCGATGCAAACCGTGATCGTATTGGCGTGTCCATGGGATCCGGTATCGGTGGCCTGACCAATATCGAGAAGAACCATGAACTGTTGATGGCCAGCGGCCCGCGGAGAATCTCTCCGTTCTTTGTTCCCGGTTCAATCATCAACATGGTCGCCGGCTACCTGTCCATTCAATATGGACTGCAAGGTCCGAATTACGCACTCACCACTGCCTGCACCACGGGTAGCCACAGCATTGGCATGGCCGCGCGCAACATCGCCTATGGCGAAGCGGACGTGATGGTCGCCGGTGGCTCGGAAATGGCGACCAGCGGTCTTGGGCTTGGTGGTTTCAGCGCTGCACGCGCGCTGTCTACCCGTAACGACGATCCGCAGGCGGCCAGTCGGCCCTGGGACAAGGACCGCGACGGATTCGTCCTGTCCGACGGCGCCGGTGCGGTCGTACTCGAAGAGTATGAGCAGGCCAAGGCTCGCGGTGCGGCTATTTATGCCGAGTTGATTGGTTTCGGTATGAGCGGGGACGCGTATCACATGACCGCGCCGCCTGAAGACGGGCGAGGCGGAGCCAAATGCATGAGCAATGCGCTGCGCGATGCAGGCGTCACGCCTGACCAGGTCGGCTACATCAATGCACATGGCACCTCCACCATGGCTGGGGACCTTGCTGAAACGCGCGCCGTCAAGACGGTCTTTGGCGAGCACGCTTCCAGACTCGCGATCAGCTCGACCAAATCCATGACGGGGCACTTGCTGGGCGCAGCGGGTGCGGTAGAGGCTATCTTCAGCATTCTGGCGCTTCGCGACCAGGTGGCGCCGCCGACCATCAATCTGCACAACCCTGACGAAGGCTGCGATCTGGACTACGTGGCCCACCAGGCGCAATCGCGCTCTCTGGATGTGACCGTATCCAACTCATTCGGCTTTGGTGGTACCAACGGTAGTCTGGTTTTCCGTCGCCACGCATGA